The Vibrio kanaloae genome has a window encoding:
- a CDS encoding DUF4145 domain-containing protein, whose protein sequence is MNKKLAQRFNELKDQLDTIEHTKQRVNGAMGGSTDKIDSELFTSWKVKVRNLLVTACGEKSQHFQAFTAGEKKIYSMESEYSIKKRLGAIFDAAKEDFEGGYLNSLKQLVQAEVFDSELEQAEELLRSGYKLASAVIAGVVLETALRDLCSDNNIPHGKLDTMNSQLAKQGLYNKLQQKRITAIADIRNSAAHGKPELFSETDVENMIRDIEGFLLNHM, encoded by the coding sequence ATGAATAAGAAATTGGCACAAAGGTTTAATGAGCTAAAAGATCAATTGGACACTATTGAGCATACTAAACAACGCGTAAATGGCGCAATGGGAGGCAGCACAGATAAAATTGATTCGGAACTATTTACTAGTTGGAAAGTAAAAGTAAGGAACTTGCTTGTCACTGCGTGTGGAGAAAAATCTCAGCATTTCCAGGCGTTTACTGCGGGTGAAAAGAAAATCTACTCTATGGAATCTGAGTACTCTATCAAGAAGAGACTCGGTGCTATTTTTGATGCAGCCAAAGAAGATTTTGAAGGTGGGTATTTGAACTCACTTAAGCAGCTTGTCCAAGCTGAAGTTTTTGACAGTGAGTTGGAGCAAGCTGAAGAGCTTCTTAGAAGCGGGTATAAATTGGCATCAGCCGTAATTGCTGGTGTGGTATTAGAAACTGCTCTGAGGGATTTGTGCTCAGACAATAATATACCTCATGGGAAGCTCGATACAATGAACTCACAGCTAGCAAAGCAAGGGCTATATAACAAGCTTCAACAAAAGCGAATTACTGCAATTGCTGATATTCGCAATAGTGCCGCACATGGAAAACCGGAGCTGTTTTCAGAAACAGATGTAGAAAACATGATTCGAGATATCGAAGGTTTTTTACTCAACCATATGTAA
- a CDS encoding GNAT family N-acetyltransferase — MEVVEAEKSDLDSFFAYLENQLSENGNGEVPLFQPMSREQSEIPEATKDKFIQGFSHHFGDLGWRKLWVVKDTSGSIKGHIDLRHHGDDSRSHRVLLGMGVDVSCRKQGIGQRLIDAVINFCQEKAEIDWLDLCVLSENFPAKNLYLKAGFDVVGEFKDQYRIDGLSVSETAMTKYVKNYA; from the coding sequence ATGGAAGTAGTAGAAGCGGAAAAATCGGATTTAGATTCATTCTTTGCGTATCTTGAAAATCAGCTGTCTGAAAATGGTAATGGAGAAGTTCCTCTTTTCCAGCCAATGTCCAGAGAGCAAAGTGAAATTCCAGAAGCAACAAAAGATAAGTTTATCCAAGGCTTTTCCCATCACTTTGGCGATTTAGGTTGGAGAAAGCTCTGGGTTGTAAAAGACACCTCTGGAAGTATCAAAGGTCACATTGATCTTCGCCACCACGGTGATGATAGCCGTTCTCATCGAGTTCTACTTGGTATGGGCGTAGATGTTTCCTGCCGGAAGCAAGGTATTGGTCAACGACTTATTGATGCGGTTATAAATTTCTGCCAAGAAAAAGCCGAAATTGACTGGCTTGATCTTTGTGTACTATCAGAGAATTTCCCAGCAAAGAACCTCTACCTAAAAGCAGGGTTCGATGTTGTTGGAGAGTTCAAAGATCAATATAGAATCGACGGTTTGTCAGTCTCGGAAACTGCAATGACAAAGTACGTCAAAAATTACGCATAA
- a CDS encoding HNH endonuclease produces the protein MAKRTSIPKRVKEILREEVGFGCPVRDCGNPYLEYHHFDPPVHIKPHNDPQGMIALCAQHHKKADGNAYTTEQLHEFKKNRVHSKQVKGNLDWLRRDLLSIVGGNLYYETPVPVQIDGHNLVSFSRDASGFQRLSINMLSLRAEERLIIDENSWENIGNPVDLRSPPQGKELEVSYNNGDYLYLRFSEIENEEQLKSKYGVSYSFDFKFPITAVEINFAIGETNIDFSSSGTSVMGNSITSGVMAYCSVGFCIKTEIDWQQNPKWKLEQRYETRQDNVIKVAFGK, from the coding sequence GTGGCTAAAAGAACATCCATTCCCAAAAGGGTCAAAGAGATATTAAGAGAAGAAGTTGGCTTTGGTTGCCCCGTGAGAGATTGTGGTAACCCATACTTGGAATATCATCATTTCGATCCTCCAGTTCATATCAAGCCCCACAACGACCCCCAAGGTATGATTGCACTATGTGCTCAGCATCATAAAAAGGCAGATGGTAATGCTTATACAACTGAGCAGTTGCATGAGTTTAAAAAGAATCGTGTTCACTCTAAGCAAGTAAAAGGTAATCTTGATTGGCTGCGCCGAGATTTATTGTCGATCGTTGGGGGTAACCTTTACTACGAAACACCTGTTCCAGTTCAAATTGATGGGCACAATTTGGTGTCATTTTCACGAGATGCAAGTGGCTTTCAGAGATTAAGCATTAACATGCTTAGTTTAAGAGCTGAAGAGCGGCTAATCATAGACGAGAACTCTTGGGAGAATATTGGTAATCCAGTCGACCTGCGTTCACCTCCTCAAGGCAAGGAATTAGAAGTCAGCTACAACAATGGTGACTATTTATATCTGCGATTCTCAGAAATTGAAAATGAAGAGCAGCTGAAATCGAAATATGGTGTTTCGTACAGTTTTGACTTTAAATTCCCAATTACAGCTGTGGAAATTAACTTTGCTATTGGTGAAACTAACATAGACTTTTCCTCCTCTGGAACTAGCGTAATGGGTAATAGCATCACAAGTGGTGTAATGGCTTATTGTAGTGTAGGTTTTTGTATTAAAACGGAAATTGATTGGCAACAAAACCCTAAATGGAAACTAGAGCAAAGGTATGAAACTCGCCAAGACAACGTCATTAAAGTAGCATTTGGGAAATAA
- a CDS encoding DJ-1/PfpI family protein, which produces MNIGIYIYDQAEVLDFSGPFEVFSTAKRLGADSLNVFLVSESSEPVVARGGFKVLPDYSLQDHPPIDLLVVVGGVHTGEMCKPNIMDWLALIVPNTSEVASVCTGVFLLAQAGLINNLTVTTHWEDIPDLATQFPNLNVVSNQRWVTSGKLTTSGGISAGIDMSLHIVSKHYGKKFADLVARQMEYNWQECT; this is translated from the coding sequence ATGAACATAGGTATATACATTTACGATCAAGCTGAAGTTCTTGATTTCTCAGGTCCATTTGAAGTTTTCAGTACAGCTAAGCGGCTTGGTGCTGATAGTTTGAACGTATTTCTAGTTTCAGAAAGTTCTGAGCCTGTTGTTGCTCGTGGTGGCTTTAAAGTTTTGCCGGATTATTCCCTCCAGGATCATCCACCAATAGACTTACTGGTTGTTGTGGGTGGGGTACACACTGGCGAAATGTGTAAACCGAATATCATGGATTGGTTAGCTTTGATAGTTCCTAATACATCCGAAGTTGCATCAGTTTGTACTGGTGTTTTTCTTTTAGCTCAAGCTGGTTTAATCAATAATTTAACAGTGACCACCCATTGGGAAGATATTCCCGATTTAGCTACTCAGTTTCCAAACTTGAATGTTGTTAGTAACCAACGGTGGGTGACTTCAGGAAAACTAACCACTTCTGGTGGTATCTCTGCGGGTATCGACATGAGTTTACATATCGTGTCAAAGCACTACGGTAAGAAGTTTGCCGATTTAGTGGCAAGGCAAATGGAGTACAACTGGCAAGAATGCACATAA
- a CDS encoding DUF2004 domain-containing protein translates to MDKKVELALEAIKASRGTELGEYGIDLFVSHHLDELPAAVWLEILGKENPSFDDILSALVVAYVEDDVCDFTLPNDVTNYLISVSFDENGQVVDISMES, encoded by the coding sequence ATGGATAAAAAAGTAGAGTTAGCTCTAGAAGCTATAAAAGCCTCTCGCGGTACGGAGTTGGGGGAATACGGGATCGATTTGTTTGTATCTCATCATTTAGATGAACTCCCTGCAGCAGTATGGCTAGAAATTTTAGGCAAAGAAAATCCAAGCTTTGACGACATTTTGTCTGCACTGGTAGTCGCTTACGTGGAAGACGACGTCTGTGATTTTACGTTGCCCAATGATGTCACAAATTACTTAATAAGCGTTTCATTTGATGAAAATGGTCAAGTTGTTGATATTTCGATGGAAAGCTGA
- a CDS encoding O-methyltransferase, translated as MLKFQRVMEDLEQFGIKNDLAQSDKSKKYLNITKDTGEFLSVLVKSTGARRILEIGTSNGYSTIWLASALPNDGKVYTIEVNPQKIVEASLNFSQTHTSSKIIQLVGDVTEVLSDVPESVDFIFLDADRKTYVSLADDLLNLLRTGGLLVCDNATSHADELAEFISWVNSQQNLSVSLVPVGKGELLVYKGEK; from the coding sequence ATGTTGAAATTTCAAAGAGTCATGGAAGATTTGGAGCAGTTCGGGATCAAGAATGATCTTGCTCAATCTGATAAATCAAAGAAGTACCTGAATATCACAAAAGACACAGGTGAGTTTCTCTCTGTGCTTGTCAAATCAACGGGCGCGCGCAGGATCTTGGAAATTGGCACATCTAACGGATATTCGACAATTTGGTTAGCATCGGCACTTCCCAATGATGGTAAGGTTTACACCATTGAAGTAAACCCTCAGAAAATCGTGGAAGCCTCACTAAACTTCAGTCAAACGCATACAAGCTCGAAGATTATTCAGCTTGTCGGAGACGTTACAGAAGTTCTATCTGATGTGCCTGAAAGTGTGGATTTCATCTTCCTCGATGCTGACAGAAAAACCTATGTATCGTTAGCGGACGATCTATTAAATCTTCTGAGGACAGGTGGCTTACTGGTATGTGACAATGCAACTTCTCATGCAGATGAGCTTGCAGAATTTATATCATGGGTAAACTCTCAGCAAAACCTCAGTGTTTCGCTAGTGCCAGTCGGAAAAGGTGAATTGCTGGTTTATAAAGGTGAAAAATAG